The Polynucleobacter necessarius genome window below encodes:
- the glyA gene encoding serine hydroxymethyltransferase encodes MFDRQNTLAKTDPQLWAAIQNENKRQEDHIELIASENYTSPAVMEAQGSQLTNKYAEGYPGKRYYGGCEFVDVAEQLAIDRVKTLFGAEAANVQPHCGASANQAVFLAFLKPGDTFMGMSLAEGGHLTHGMALNMSGKWFNPIAYGLDKNEKIDYEKMERLAHEHKPKLVIAGASAYSRKIDFERIGKLAREVGAIFMVDMAHYAGLVAAGVYPNPVSHADIVTSTTHKSLRGPRGGFILMKAEHEKAINSAVFPGLQGGPLMHVIAGKAAAFKEALEPGFKDYQKQVVANAQALAETLIERGLRIVSGGTDSHVMLVDLRAKKMTGKEAERVLGEAHITCNKNGILNDPEKPMVTSGIRLGSPAMTTRGFKEAEARQVGHFIADVLDNPNDPENIAKVRAQVAELTKRFPVYG; translated from the coding sequence ATGTTTGACCGTCAAAATACCCTAGCCAAAACTGATCCCCAGTTATGGGCAGCAATTCAGAACGAAAATAAGCGTCAGGAAGATCATATTGAGCTAATTGCTTCTGAGAACTACACCTCTCCTGCGGTAATGGAGGCCCAAGGCTCTCAGTTGACTAATAAGTACGCCGAAGGCTATCCAGGTAAGCGTTACTACGGTGGTTGTGAATTCGTTGACGTTGCTGAGCAATTGGCGATTGACCGCGTTAAAACTTTATTCGGTGCTGAAGCTGCAAACGTGCAACCCCATTGTGGCGCATCTGCCAATCAAGCAGTGTTCTTGGCCTTCCTCAAGCCAGGCGATACCTTTATGGGTATGAGTCTTGCTGAAGGTGGTCACTTAACCCACGGTATGGCTCTAAATATGAGTGGTAAGTGGTTCAATCCAATTGCTTACGGCTTAGATAAAAATGAAAAGATCGATTACGAGAAGATGGAGCGTTTGGCCCACGAGCACAAACCTAAATTGGTTATTGCTGGCGCATCTGCCTACTCTAGAAAAATTGATTTTGAGCGTATCGGTAAATTAGCAAGGGAAGTGGGCGCGATATTTATGGTTGATATGGCTCACTATGCTGGTTTAGTTGCTGCTGGTGTTTATCCCAATCCAGTGTCACATGCCGACATTGTGACCTCTACCACTCATAAGAGCTTACGTGGTCCACGTGGCGGCTTCATTTTGATGAAGGCTGAGCACGAGAAGGCTATTAATTCTGCGGTATTCCCAGGCTTGCAGGGTGGTCCTTTAATGCATGTGATTGCCGGCAAGGCTGCAGCCTTTAAAGAAGCCTTGGAGCCAGGATTTAAGGATTATCAAAAGCAAGTTGTTGCTAACGCCCAAGCACTTGCAGAAACCCTGATAGAGCGTGGCTTGCGCATTGTTTCTGGTGGTACTGATTCTCATGTGATGTTGGTAGATTTGCGTGCGAAGAAAATGACTGGCAAAGAAGCAGAGCGCGTTCTTGGTGAAGCACACATCACTTGTAACAAGAATGGGATTTTGAATGATCCAGAAAAGCCAATGGTGACCAGCGGTATTCGTTTGGGTTCCCCAGCAATGACAACACGTGGATTCAAAGAGGCAGAGGCAAGACAAGTCGGTCACTTCATTGCAGATGTTTTGGATAACCCTAATGACCCAGAAAATATTGCTAAGGTGCGTGCTCAAGTTGCAGAGCTCACGAAGCGTTTTCCGGTTTATGGTTAA
- the adk gene encoding adenylate kinase produces MRLILLGAPGAGKGTQAQYICEKFAIPQISTGDMLRAAVKAGTEPGIAAKKIMDAGGLVSDDIILGLVKDRLTQPDCSKGYLFDGFPRTIPQAQAMKDADVPIDYVLEIDVPFDVIIDRMEGRRVHTASGRTYHIKYNSPKVEGKDDVTGDPLIQRDDDKKETVRKRLQVYNDQTRPLVEYYSSWASQANAADKVKAPAYCKVSGTGSVAGITASIFAVLK; encoded by the coding sequence ATGCGGTTGATTCTGCTCGGTGCACCAGGTGCTGGAAAAGGCACACAAGCTCAGTACATTTGCGAAAAATTTGCGATTCCACAAATCTCCACAGGAGACATGTTACGAGCCGCTGTCAAGGCCGGAACCGAACCCGGTATTGCGGCTAAGAAAATCATGGATGCTGGCGGCTTAGTTTCTGATGACATCATCCTTGGCCTCGTGAAAGATCGCTTAACTCAACCAGATTGCAGCAAAGGCTATTTGTTTGATGGCTTCCCCAGAACAATTCCTCAAGCGCAAGCTATGAAAGACGCTGATGTTCCTATTGATTACGTTTTAGAAATCGACGTACCGTTTGATGTCATCATCGATCGCATGGAAGGACGTCGCGTACACACAGCCTCTGGTCGTACTTATCACATCAAATACAACTCGCCAAAGGTTGAAGGCAAGGATGATGTGACTGGTGATCCACTGATTCAGCGTGACGACGACAAAAAAGAAACGGTGCGCAAGCGTTTACAGGTCTATAATGATCAAACACGCCCATTAGTCGAATACTACTCCAGCTGGGCATCACAAGCAAATGCAGCCGACAAAGTCAAGGCACCAGCCTATTGCAAAGTCAGCGGCACTGGAAGTGTTGCAGGCATCACCGCATCCATTTTTGCGGTATTAAAGTAA
- the kdsB gene encoding 3-deoxy-manno-octulosonate cytidylyltransferase — MNASLKAPDFLVVIPARLGSTRLPRKPLADIGGKPMVIRVAERAMQSLAQSVVVATDSPEIQAVCDEYRIECLLTSADHPTGTDRIAEVAQLLKLPNNAFMVNVQGDEPLIPPELINQVAMTLADHAQCDISTVAVPITDAAEINNPNVVKVVLNRSGEALYFSRSVIPFIRDPDVNQKTEYLRHLGIYAYRADFLNAFTRLDPAPPENAEALEQLRALWNGYRIATHIIPEAPPAGIDTPEDLERVRALIIGHS; from the coding sequence ATGAATGCTTCTCTTAAAGCTCCCGATTTCCTGGTGGTCATTCCAGCAAGGTTAGGATCAACTCGCCTACCTCGTAAGCCTTTAGCAGATATTGGCGGCAAGCCGATGGTGATTCGGGTTGCTGAACGCGCCATGCAGTCGCTCGCACAAAGCGTGGTAGTTGCTACTGATTCACCAGAGATCCAAGCAGTTTGTGATGAGTATCGGATTGAATGCTTGCTGACTAGTGCAGACCATCCAACGGGTACTGATCGCATTGCTGAAGTTGCACAGCTCCTGAAATTACCCAATAATGCATTCATGGTAAATGTACAAGGCGATGAACCCCTGATTCCACCAGAACTCATTAATCAAGTAGCCATGACATTGGCAGATCATGCTCAATGCGACATCTCGACTGTTGCGGTACCCATTACAGATGCTGCAGAGATCAATAATCCCAATGTCGTAAAAGTCGTGCTTAACCGATCTGGGGAAGCGCTGTACTTTTCAAGGTCAGTCATTCCGTTTATTCGTGACCCTGATGTCAATCAGAAAACTGAATATCTACGGCATCTGGGCATCTATGCTTACAGGGCTGACTTTTTGAATGCGTTTACTCGCCTAGACCCTGCTCCACCAGAGAATGCAGAAGCCTTAGAGCAACTACGTGCCCTCTGGAATGGCTATCGGATCGCGACTCACATTATCCCTGAAGCACCTCCAGCTGGAATCGATACCCCAGAGGACCTAGAGCGGGTAAGAGCGCTAATAATCGGCCACTCTTAG
- a CDS encoding Trm112 family protein, translating into MDKRLLDILVCPLCKSQVHLDTAKHELICKADRLAYPIRDDIPVMLVDEARSLSADEIA; encoded by the coding sequence ATGGATAAACGACTGCTCGATATTTTGGTGTGCCCTTTATGCAAAAGCCAAGTACACCTAGATACCGCTAAACATGAGTTGATCTGTAAAGCCGATCGTTTGGCCTACCCCATTCGTGATGACATTCCAGTAATGCTTGTGGATGAAGCGCGTAGCCTGAGCGCTGACGAAATCGCTTAA
- the lpxK gene encoding tetraacyldisaccharide 4'-kinase: MSFSLFRKAPQFWERREPTSLLLWPFSWLYGLVLRTRKLIQDSGLLKQTPAPVPIIVVGNIRVGGTGKTPIVIAVVERLQQLGWNPGIISRGYGSSSQLVPLQVKSQSDPALVGDEPILIAKRTHDQFPIWVFPKRQKSIQALLKHSPNVNVIISDDGLQHSGLTRWPAREGGRDIELVVRDERGEGNRFLLPAGPLREPATRDRDATLFTAKAKNDPHKQGQQDEYFLGRRAFSLLTNLANPYQLINPSNHQTFAQIADSYLPNQISKIAAIGNPQCFFDDLLQRGITGKTIALADHATYTPEFFEHLNTQCILITEKDAVKCAGITDERIWVVPMTLPLPDSFAEWLQSILQRPDPYRYNL, encoded by the coding sequence ATGTCTTTTTCTCTTTTTCGTAAAGCGCCACAGTTTTGGGAAAGACGTGAGCCTACTAGCCTATTGCTATGGCCTTTTTCTTGGTTATACGGTTTAGTACTGCGTACTCGCAAACTGATTCAAGACAGCGGTCTACTCAAACAAACACCTGCTCCTGTTCCGATCATCGTCGTCGGCAATATTCGCGTGGGCGGCACTGGTAAAACACCTATCGTCATTGCCGTAGTGGAACGTTTACAACAACTGGGGTGGAATCCTGGAATTATCAGCAGAGGCTATGGCTCCTCCTCGCAACTGGTTCCGCTTCAGGTAAAGAGCCAATCCGATCCAGCATTGGTAGGCGATGAGCCAATCTTAATTGCAAAACGTACTCACGATCAGTTTCCAATTTGGGTGTTTCCAAAACGCCAAAAGAGTATTCAAGCCTTACTGAAACATTCTCCTAATGTGAATGTTATTATTAGTGATGATGGGTTGCAGCATAGCGGCTTAACTCGCTGGCCCGCTCGCGAAGGCGGCCGTGATATTGAGCTTGTAGTGCGCGATGAACGCGGTGAAGGTAATCGCTTTTTACTACCCGCCGGTCCATTACGTGAACCCGCTACACGTGATCGTGATGCCACTCTGTTCACTGCAAAAGCAAAAAATGATCCTCACAAACAAGGGCAGCAAGACGAATACTTTTTGGGTCGTCGCGCGTTCTCCTTGTTGACTAACTTAGCTAATCCCTATCAACTGATCAATCCCAGTAATCATCAAACCTTTGCTCAAATTGCCGACAGCTATTTACCAAACCAAATCAGCAAGATTGCCGCAATAGGAAATCCACAATGCTTTTTTGATGACCTCCTTCAGCGCGGCATTACTGGAAAAACCATTGCCTTAGCCGATCACGCTACCTATACACCCGAATTTTTTGAACACCTCAATACCCAATGCATTCTCATTACCGAGAAAGATGCCGTGAAATGTGCGGGCATTACGGATGAGCGCATTTGGGTGGTGCCAATGACGCTGCCACTCCCCGATAGTTTTGCCGAGTGGTTGCAATCCATACTGCAAAGGCCAGATCCTTACCGTTACAACTTGTAG
- a CDS encoding ExbD/TolR family protein, giving the protein MSWLDTHPHAKRKISLIRNFPAAEPELNLIPFIDVLLVILIFLIISTTFTCYQELAITLPTANGSESQVDVKQIQSAVSRDGRFAINGKVTDRSQLTNTLIQLNGQGQQKEVGNSLQVYIDADATATHQAVMTALEAARDANLSNIVFSSHTKK; this is encoded by the coding sequence ATGAGTTGGTTAGATACCCATCCACATGCCAAGAGAAAAATTTCACTTATACGTAATTTTCCTGCAGCAGAACCTGAGCTTAATCTCATTCCATTTATTGATGTGCTGCTGGTCATCTTGATCTTTTTGATAATCTCAACCACATTTACATGCTATCAAGAATTGGCCATCACCTTGCCGACGGCTAACGGCAGTGAAAGCCAAGTAGATGTGAAGCAAATTCAGAGTGCGGTAAGCCGCGATGGTCGCTTTGCGATTAACGGCAAAGTGACGGATCGCTCGCAACTGACCAATACATTAATTCAGCTTAATGGGCAAGGCCAACAAAAAGAGGTTGGCAACTCCTTACAAGTTTATATCGATGCGGATGCTACAGCCACACACCAAGCGGTCATGACTGCACTCGAAGCGGCACGAGATGCTAACCTGTCGAATATTGTGTTTAGTAGTCACACCAAAAAGTAA
- a CDS encoding MotA/TolQ/ExbB proton channel family protein yields the protein MYSILLSAGWPIWPLLVISIIGLAIVLERSWYLRQNHIFPKNCLESTFSCVNHILSKKTGLEQLISDLNQTSPVAPLLICALREKLNNSSAEETLEELQVTAQIIWQKLDRYLGTLATIAPLLGLFGTVVGMIEIFGSQGAINGSAGSPQQLAHGISVALYNTAFGLLIAIPALAAWRALRAITNQRQRECEEFTRQIFKKLYPNDSSK from the coding sequence ATGTATTCCATTTTACTATCAGCAGGCTGGCCAATTTGGCCCCTCCTCGTTATCTCTATTATTGGCTTAGCAATTGTTTTGGAGCGCAGTTGGTACTTACGCCAAAACCATATTTTTCCCAAAAACTGCTTAGAAAGCACGTTTTCTTGTGTAAATCATATTCTTAGCAAAAAAACGGGGCTTGAACAGTTAATTAGCGACCTGAACCAGACTTCTCCAGTAGCGCCATTACTCATCTGTGCCTTGCGTGAAAAGCTCAATAACAGTAGCGCCGAGGAAACTCTAGAAGAGCTCCAAGTGACCGCGCAAATCATATGGCAAAAATTAGACCGCTATTTAGGCACCCTTGCCACGATTGCGCCTTTATTGGGTTTGTTTGGCACTGTAGTTGGCATGATTGAAATTTTTGGCAGTCAAGGCGCCATCAATGGCTCCGCCGGAAGTCCACAACAATTGGCACACGGCATTTCTGTTGCTTTGTATAACACTGCCTTTGGTTTATTAATTGCCATTCCTGCTTTGGCTGCATGGCGTGCTTTACGTGCAATCACCAATCAGCGTCAACGCGAGTGTGAAGAATTTACCCGCCAGATTTTTAAGAAGCTCTACCCGAACGATTCCTCAAAATGA